One Setaria viridis chromosome 5, Setaria_viridis_v4.0, whole genome shotgun sequence genomic region harbors:
- the LOC117858348 gene encoding uncharacterized protein produces the protein MGDAGGGGGFALAVAFTAALASLFFLLLGAVILRHCWWRRNGAVPASTRGGFVLFDVCFTEDRPRRAARPPPSMERSRRRVPREINGDGEAAAAAADEQEPDEWEIARWKKIFGGPTRCLSTIDEGTEKGSTTAATTPAFCTPPASPDRRRAEARALDMASVAAQVQAQHHGS, from the coding sequence ATGGGGgacgctggtggtggtggcggcttcgcgctcgccgtcgcgttCACGGCCGCCCTGGCGTccctgttcttcctcctgctcggCGCCGTTATCCTCCGGCACTGCTGGTGGCGGCGCAACGGCGCCGTCCCCGCGTCCACCCGCGGCGGCTTCGTCCTGTTCGACGTCTGCTTCACCGAAGAcaggccgcgccgcgccgcgaggCCGCCACCGTCCATGgagcggagccggcggcgggtgcCGCGGGAGATCAACGGGGacggcgaggccgcggcggcggcggcggacgagcaGGAGCCCGACGAGTGGGAGATCGCGCGGTGGAAGAAGATCTTCGGGGGCCCCACCAGGTGCCTGTCGACGATAGATGAGGGGACGGAGAAGGGCAGCACTACGGCGGCCACGACGCCCGCGTTCTgcacgccgccggcgtcgcccgACCGTCGTCGCGCGGAGGCCCGGGCTCTCGACATGGCCTCCGTCGCGGCGCAAGTTCAGGCCCAACACCATGGTTCTTAG
- the LOC117857963 gene encoding uncharacterized protein isoform X1: MDKKKAIDETEPGVAPSRAVDRFGFIKSEQSNSPDGIPKGKSIHEREREEKRIRKWRKMIGVGGSDWKHYVRRNPHVVKRRIRKGIPDCLRGLVWQLISGSRDLLLMNPGVYETLVIYETSASELEIIRDISRTFPSHIFFQQRHGPGQRSLYNILKAYSVYDRDVGYVQGMGFLAGLLLLYMSEEDAFWLLVALLKGAVHAPMEGLYQAGLPLVQQYLSQFEKLVMEHMPKLGQHFVEEMINPSMYASQWFITVFSYSFPFHLTLRVWDVFLYEGIKVVFQVGLALLRFCHDDLVKLPFEKLLHALRNFPEEATDPDVLLPIAFTFKVSSRLEDLKKEYQKRLEGTSETSSSKRHQPLISKTMSRVGSRVISNLTADKK, encoded by the exons ATGGATAAGAAGAAAGCAATTGATGAAACTGAACCAGGAGTAGCTCCTTCTCGTGCCGTGGACAGATTTGGTTTTATAAAGTCAGAACAAAGTAACTCTCCTGATGGTATTCCAAAAGGCAAATCCATACATGAACGTGAAAG GGAGGAAAAAAGGAtaagaaaatggaggaagatgatAGGTGTTGGTGGTAGTGACTGGAAGCATTATGTTAGAAGGAACCCTCATGTGGTTAAAAGACGAATAAGGAAAGGAATTCCTGATTGTCTCAGAGGACTTGTTTGGCAGTTGATTTCAGGCAGCCGAGACCTCTTGCTAATGAACCCTGGGGTTTATGAG ACACTGGTGATATATGAGACATCGGCCTCTGAATTGGAAATTATTCGGGACATATCACGTACATTTCCATCTCATATTTTCTTTCAACAAAGACATGGTCCAGGTCAAAGATCCTTGTATAACATTTTGAAAGCGTATTCCGTATATGATAGAGATGTTGGATACGTGCAG GGAATGGGATTTTTAGCTGGGCTGCTTCTTCTTTACATGAGTGAGGAGGATGCATTCTGGTTATTAGTTGCCTTACTAAAGGGAGCTGTCCATGCGCCAATGGAAGGTTTGTATCAG GCTGGTTTGCCACTTGTGCAACAATACCTGTCTCAGTTTGAGAAATTAGTTATGGAGCACATGCCAAAATTGGGACAACACTTTGTTGAAGAAATGATAAACCCAAGCATGTATGCAAGCCAATGGTTTATCACAGTTTTCTCATATTCCTTCCCGTTTCATCTAACTCTTAGAGTTTGGGATGTCTTTCTTTATGAG GGTATTAAGGTTGTTTTCCAAGTTGGATTGGCTCTGCTGAGATTCTGTCATGATGATTTG GTCAAATTACCTTTCGAGAAGCTCCTACATGCCTTGAGAAATTTCCCTGAGGAGGCAACTGATCCAGATGTGTTATTGCCAATTGCCTTCACATTTAAG GTGTCCAGTCGTCTTGAAGATCTTAAAAAAGAATATCAGAAGCGACTGGAGGGCACCAGTGAAACTTCAAGTAGCAAGCGGCATCAGCCTCTCATATCGAAGACGATGAGCAGGGTCGGTAGCCGTGTCATATCTAACTTAACCGCTGACAAAAAATGA
- the LOC117857963 gene encoding uncharacterized protein isoform X2 — MDKKKAIDETEPGVAPSRAVDRFGFIKSEQSNSPDGIPKGKSIHEREREEKRIRKWRKMIGVGGSDWKHYVRRNPHVVKRRIRKGIPDCLRGLVWQLISGSRDLLLMNPGVYETLVIYETSASELEIIRDISRTFPSHIFFQQRHGPGQRSLYNILKAYSVYDRDVGYVQGMGFLAGLLLLYMSEEDAFWLLVALLKGAVHAPMEGLYQGIKVVFQVGLALLRFCHDDLVKLPFEKLLHALRNFPEEATDPDVLLPIAFTFKVSSRLEDLKKEYQKRLEGTSETSSSKRHQPLISKTMSRVGSRVISNLTADKK, encoded by the exons ATGGATAAGAAGAAAGCAATTGATGAAACTGAACCAGGAGTAGCTCCTTCTCGTGCCGTGGACAGATTTGGTTTTATAAAGTCAGAACAAAGTAACTCTCCTGATGGTATTCCAAAAGGCAAATCCATACATGAACGTGAAAG GGAGGAAAAAAGGAtaagaaaatggaggaagatgatAGGTGTTGGTGGTAGTGACTGGAAGCATTATGTTAGAAGGAACCCTCATGTGGTTAAAAGACGAATAAGGAAAGGAATTCCTGATTGTCTCAGAGGACTTGTTTGGCAGTTGATTTCAGGCAGCCGAGACCTCTTGCTAATGAACCCTGGGGTTTATGAG ACACTGGTGATATATGAGACATCGGCCTCTGAATTGGAAATTATTCGGGACATATCACGTACATTTCCATCTCATATTTTCTTTCAACAAAGACATGGTCCAGGTCAAAGATCCTTGTATAACATTTTGAAAGCGTATTCCGTATATGATAGAGATGTTGGATACGTGCAG GGAATGGGATTTTTAGCTGGGCTGCTTCTTCTTTACATGAGTGAGGAGGATGCATTCTGGTTATTAGTTGCCTTACTAAAGGGAGCTGTCCATGCGCCAATGGAAGGTTTGTATCAG GGTATTAAGGTTGTTTTCCAAGTTGGATTGGCTCTGCTGAGATTCTGTCATGATGATTTG GTCAAATTACCTTTCGAGAAGCTCCTACATGCCTTGAGAAATTTCCCTGAGGAGGCAACTGATCCAGATGTGTTATTGCCAATTGCCTTCACATTTAAG GTGTCCAGTCGTCTTGAAGATCTTAAAAAAGAATATCAGAAGCGACTGGAGGGCACCAGTGAAACTTCAAGTAGCAAGCGGCATCAGCCTCTCATATCGAAGACGATGAGCAGGGTCGGTAGCCGTGTCATATCTAACTTAACCGCTGACAAAAAATGA
- the LOC117858866 gene encoding NDR1/HIN1-like protein 3: protein MAMASNEHKIDHLDQPIPPPAAPDAGSGGVVPPARRRDTYALACRALTLLLIALGVVALLLWLVYQPSSLKAYADSAQLTRFDLAGDNNGARLRFDLTVGVSIRNPNRRQAVLYRRLEAVALYGGERLGRAADLPRMRQPRKSTVEVRTGFRGEGAAAVSPAAAALFRREKEEGFFGIGVKLHARVRLKVAVVDSVEYRPDVDCYIRVPDPSNTTAVAQGFTPTQCHVDDFS from the coding sequence ATGGCCATGGCCAGCAACGAGCACAAGATCGACCACCTGGACCAGCCCATCCCCCCTCCCGCGGCACCcgacgccggcagcggcggcgtcgtTCCCCCTGCGCGGCGCCGCGACACGTACGCGCTCGCCTGCCGCGCGCTCACGCTCCTGCTCATCGCTCTCGGCGTCGTGGCGCTGTTGCTCTGGCTCGTCTACCAGCCCAGCAGCCTCAAGGCCTACGCCGACTCCGCGCAGCTCACCCGCttcgacctcgccggcgacaaCAACGGCGCCCGGCTGCGGTTCGACCTCACCGTCGGCGTGAGCATCCGCAACCCGAACCGGAGGCAGGCCGTGCTGTACCGGCGGCTGGAGGCAGTCGCGCTctacggcggcgagcggctcgGGCGCGCGGCGGACCTCCCGCGGATGCGGCAGCCGCGCAAGAGCACGGTGGAGGTGCGGACCGGATTCCGCGGCGAgggggccgccgccgtctcccccgccgccgcggcgctgttccgcagggagaaggaggaggggtTCTTCGGCATCGGCGTGAAGCTCCACGCGAGGGTGCGGCTGAAGGTGGCCGTCGTGGACAGCGTCGAGTACAGGCCCGACGTGGACTGCTACATCAGGGTCCCCGACCCGAGCAacacgacggcggtggcgcagggGTTCACGCCGACGCAGTGCCATGTCGACGACTTCTCGTGA
- the LOC117856547 gene encoding NDR1/HIN1-like protein 10, with protein sequence MNHPHEGGVGYNEVPNMHTGGVVPNPPPPLPPPPPPRRRLIPFRIVVRSLVAVSASIGVLALLILFIYWPRAVRVAVATATLAVFEVDRFDITPTTITPVLSYNLTAILAVSNPNRRVSVYYDRLQAVGFYEFQRFGRAALPVAFQGARRTDAVRAVLAGSLPMNFTFDAYPGHRRNGVFPVDLWVDGVVRYRFGKLTNTMVASTLKVRCSLELKLTVASGWVDCATWS encoded by the coding sequence ATGAACCATCCACATGAAGGAGGAGTAGGCTACAACGAGGTCCCCAACATGCACACCGGCGGCGTTGTCCCGAACCCTCCGCCACCGctaccgcctccgcctcccccgcggCGCCGCCTGATCCCGTTCCGCATCGTCGTCAGATCCCTCGTCGCGGTCAGCGCCTCCATCGGCGTCCTCGCGCTCCTCATCCTATTCATCTACTGGCCACGAGCGGTCCGGGTAGCCGTGGCCACCGCGACGCTCGCCGTCTTCGAGGTCGACCGCTTCGACATCACCCCAACGACGATCACCCCGGTGCTGTCCTACAACCTCACCGCGATCCTAGCCGTCTCGAACCCCAACAGGCGCGTGTCCGTCTACTACGACCGGCTCCAGGCGGTGGGGTTCTACGAGTTCCAGCGCttcggccgcgccgcgctgccggTGGCGTTCCAGGGCGCGAGGCGCACCGACGCGGTGCGGGCCGTGCTCGCCGGCAGCTTGCCCATGAACTTCACCTTCGACGCTTACCCTGGTCATCGCAGGAATGGGGTGTTCCCTGTGGATCTCTGGGTGGATGGGGTCGTGCGGTACAGGTTCGGCAAGCTGACGAACACTATGGTAGCGAGCACGCTGAAGGTCAGGTGCAGCCTGGAGCTGAAGCTGACGGTGGCTTCCGGTTGGGTGGATTGCGCCACCTGGAGCTGA